The proteins below come from a single Vigna radiata var. radiata cultivar VC1973A unplaced genomic scaffold, Vradiata_ver6 scaffold_330, whole genome shotgun sequence genomic window:
- the LOC106778440 gene encoding G-type lectin S-receptor-like serine/threonine-protein kinase At1g67520 isoform X1 translates to MVSCKPQHFLLAMSFCWLTTSIHVTSEKHSLKPGEKLNSTTLLRSEKGYYVIKFERTYLQIYGPKTENWTVWIGNRNQPVDTDSAVLLLNHSGVLKIESNHTEPIILYASPQPSKHTVATLLDTGNFVLQQLHSNGTNTTLWQSFDYPTDTLIPGMKLGVNNLSGHKWSVISWLADSEVSLGAFELEWEPTKRELIIKRRGKLCWASGNLGNGRLMHDTYYEIVSNENESYFSITTFNEEHTIWTLLETGQLINRNGDDNNVARADLCYGYNTDEGCQRWEEIPLCRHPGDAFESREGYPNQDMANNLENSSYGLSDCQDMCWRNCSCAGFKNYNDDDGTGCVFYHKNFTTGTNFASGGSTFFVLVNKPHHKGKKMWIWITVVSVVAAMLVISATTLAIKKRKQGKKRKGVETKNMADLAASNRFYDVKGFGDELNIRQNLKVFPFTLVLWATEDFNPENKLGEGGFGPVYKGILPSGQEVAIKRLSKSSRQGIVEFENELVLICELQHTNLVQLLGYCIHEEERILIYEFMSNKSLDYYLFDCDRGKILDWKKHFNIIGGISQGLLYLHKYSRLKIIHRDLKASNILLDENMNPKISDFGLARMFTQEESMTNTSRIVGTYGYMSPEYAMEGIFSTKSDVYSFGVLLLEIVSRRRNTSFYDVDQPLNLIGHAWELWKEGALLQLVDSSLSESFDLDEVKRCIHVGLLCVAQYANDRPTMSNVISMLTKECSIVTLPQRPAFYLERDYSNKKVFSEELNTDSMEEITASSSV, encoded by the exons ATGGTCAGTTGTAAACCTCAACATTTTCTGCTTGCTATGAGTTTCTGCTGGTTGACTACTTCTATCCACGTTACCTCTGAAAAGCACAGTCTGAAGCCTGGAGAAAAGCTTAACAGCACCACCCTGTTACGTTCTGAAAAAGgttattatgttattaagtTTGAAAGAACTTACTTGCAGATCTATGGCCCCAAAACTGAGAATTGGACAGTGTGGATTGGTAATAGAAATCAACCTGTTGACACGGATTCTGCAGTTCTGCTGCTAAACCACTCTGGTGTACTGAAAATAGAATCCAACCATACTGAACCCATCATCCTTTACGCTTCACCACAACCTTCCAAACACACTGTGGCCACCTTGTTGGATACGGGCAACTTTGTGCTGCAACAACTTCACTCAAATGGAACAAACACAACGCTGTGGCAAAGTTTTGATTATCCTACTGATACTTTGATTCCTGGGATGAAGTTAGGCGTCAATAACTTGAGTGGCCACAAATGGTCAGTAATTTCGTGGTTGGCTGATTCAGAAGTAAGTCTTGGGGCATTTGAACTCGAATGGGAACCCACTAAAAGGGAATTGATCATCAAGCGAAGAGGAAAACTGTGTTGGGCAAGTGGAAATCTGGGAAACGGTAGACTCATGCACGACACATATTACGAGATTGTCTCAAACGAAAACGAAAGCTACTTCTCAATAACAACTTTCAATGAAGAGCATACCATATGGACGCTTTTAGAAACTGGGCAGCTGATAAATCGGAATGGAGACGATAATAATGTTGCGAGGGCTGATCTGTGTTATGGCTACAACACAGATGAAGGATGCCAACGATGGGAGGAGATACCCTTATGCAGGCATCCTGGTGATGCATTTGAGAGCAGGGAAGGGTACCCCAATCAAGACATGGCAAACAATCTAGAAAATTCGAGTTATGGGCTAAGTGATTGTCAGGATATGTGCTGGAGAAACTGCAGTTGTGCTGGATTCAAAAActataatgatgatgatggaacTGGTTGTGTATTCTATCACAAGAACTTCACCACAGGTACTAATTTTGCTAGTGGGGGCTCTACATTTTTCGTACTTGTAAACAAACCCCATCACAAAG GTAAAAAAATGTGGATATGGATAACTGTTGTATCAGTAGTAGCTGCTATGTTAGTAATCTCTGCAACTACTCTTGccataaagaaaagaaaacaag ggaaaaaaagaaaaggggtgGAGACTAAGAATATGGCAGATTTAGCAGCATCAAATAGATTCTATGATGTCAAAGGCTTTGGCGATGAATTAAATATCAGACAAAATCTAAAAGTGTTTCCATTTACATTAGTATTGTGGGCAACAGAAGATTTTAATCCTGAAAACAAATTAGGTGAAGGAGGATTTGGACCTGTTTATAAG GGAATCCTTCCTTCTGGGCAAGAAGTTGCCATAAAAAGACTTTCAAAATCATCAAGACAAGGAATTGTGGAATTCGAAAATGAACTGGTGCTTATATGTGAACTTCAGCACACGAATCTTGTACAACTACTTGGATATTGTATTCATGAAGAGGAAAGGATTTTAATTTATGAGTTCATGTCAAACAAAAGCTTGGACTATTATCTATTTG ATTGTGACAGAGGCAAGATTTTGGATTGGAAGAAGCACTTCAATATAATAGGAGGAATCTCTCAAGGATTACTCTATCTTCATAAGTACTCGAGACTTAAAATAATTCATAGAGACTTGAAAGCCAGTAATATACTTCTTGATGAGAATATGAATCCAAAAATTTCTGATTTTGGATTAGCAAGAATGTTTACACAGGAAGAGTCCATGACAAATACTAGTAGGATTGTTGGAACCTA tggttACATGTCTCCCGAATATGCTATGGAAGGaattttttctacaaaatctGACGTCTATAGTTTTGGAGTGTTGCTACTTGAAATCGTTAGTAGAAGAAGAAATACTAGCTTTTATGATGTTGATCAACCTCTTAATCTAATAGGACAT GCATGGGAGTTATGGAAAGAAGGTGCACTTCTCCAATTAGTGGATTCATCATTGAGTGAGTCATTTGATCTTGATGAAGTGAAAAGATGCATTCATGTGGGTCTCTTATGCGTAGCACAATATGCAAATGATCGACCAACAATGTCTAATGTTATATCAATGTTAACAAAAGAATGTTCAATAGTTACCTTGCCTCAAAGACCTGCTTTCTATTTGGAAAGAGATTATTCTAATAAGAAAGTGTTTTCTGAAGAGTTAAATACTGACTCTATGGAAGAAATTACTGCTTCCTCTTCAGTGTAG
- the LOC106778440 gene encoding cysteine-rich receptor-like protein kinase 5 isoform X3: MSPEYAMEGIFSTKSDVYSFGVLLLEIVSRRRNTSFYDVDQPLNLIGHAWELWKEGALLQLVDSSLSESFDLDEVKRCIHVGLLCVAQYANDRPTMSNVISMLTKECSIVTLPQRPAFYLERDYSNKKVFSEELNTDSMEEITASSSV; encoded by the exons ATGTCTCCCGAATATGCTATGGAAGGaattttttctacaaaatctGACGTCTATAGTTTTGGAGTGTTGCTACTTGAAATCGTTAGTAGAAGAAGAAATACTAGCTTTTATGATGTTGATCAACCTCTTAATCTAATAGGACAT GCATGGGAGTTATGGAAAGAAGGTGCACTTCTCCAATTAGTGGATTCATCATTGAGTGAGTCATTTGATCTTGATGAAGTGAAAAGATGCATTCATGTGGGTCTCTTATGCGTAGCACAATATGCAAATGATCGACCAACAATGTCTAATGTTATATCAATGTTAACAAAAGAATGTTCAATAGTTACCTTGCCTCAAAGACCTGCTTTCTATTTGGAAAGAGATTATTCTAATAAGAAAGTGTTTTCTGAAGAGTTAAATACTGACTCTATGGAAGAAATTACTGCTTCCTCTTCAGTGTAG
- the LOC106778440 gene encoding G-type lectin S-receptor-like serine/threonine-protein kinase At1g67520 isoform X2, whose amino-acid sequence MVSCKPQHFLLAMSFCWLTTSIHVTSEKHSLKPGEKLNSTTLLRSEKGYYVIKFERTYLQIYGPKTENWTVWIGNRNQPVDTDSAVLLLNHSGVLKIESNHTEPIILYASPQPSKHTVATLLDTGNFVLQQLHSNGTNTTLWQSFDYPTDTLIPGMKLGVNNLSGHKWSVISWLADSEVSLGAFELEWEPTKRELIIKRRGKLCWASGNLGNGRLMHDTYYEIVSNENESYFSITTFNEEHTIWTLLETGQLINRNGDDNNVARADLCYGYNTDEGCQRWEEIPLCRHPGDAFESREGYPNQDMANNLENSSYGLSDCQDMCWRNCSCAGFKNYNDDDGTGCVFYHKNFTTGTNFASGGSTFFVLVNKPHHKGKKMWIWITVVSVVAAMLVISATTLAIKKRKQGKKRKGVETKNMADLAASNRFYDVKGFGDELNIRQNLKVFPFTLVLWATEDFNPENKLGEGGFGPVYKGILPSGQEVAIKRLSKSSRQGIVEFENELVLICELQHTNLVQLLGYCIHEEERILIYEFMSNKSLDYYLFDCDRGKILDWKKHFNIIGGISQGLLYLHKYSRLKIIHRDLKASNILLDENMNPKISDFGLARMFTQEESMTNTMVTCLPNMLWKEFFLQNLTSIVLECCYLKSLVEEEILAFMMLINLLI is encoded by the exons ATGGTCAGTTGTAAACCTCAACATTTTCTGCTTGCTATGAGTTTCTGCTGGTTGACTACTTCTATCCACGTTACCTCTGAAAAGCACAGTCTGAAGCCTGGAGAAAAGCTTAACAGCACCACCCTGTTACGTTCTGAAAAAGgttattatgttattaagtTTGAAAGAACTTACTTGCAGATCTATGGCCCCAAAACTGAGAATTGGACAGTGTGGATTGGTAATAGAAATCAACCTGTTGACACGGATTCTGCAGTTCTGCTGCTAAACCACTCTGGTGTACTGAAAATAGAATCCAACCATACTGAACCCATCATCCTTTACGCTTCACCACAACCTTCCAAACACACTGTGGCCACCTTGTTGGATACGGGCAACTTTGTGCTGCAACAACTTCACTCAAATGGAACAAACACAACGCTGTGGCAAAGTTTTGATTATCCTACTGATACTTTGATTCCTGGGATGAAGTTAGGCGTCAATAACTTGAGTGGCCACAAATGGTCAGTAATTTCGTGGTTGGCTGATTCAGAAGTAAGTCTTGGGGCATTTGAACTCGAATGGGAACCCACTAAAAGGGAATTGATCATCAAGCGAAGAGGAAAACTGTGTTGGGCAAGTGGAAATCTGGGAAACGGTAGACTCATGCACGACACATATTACGAGATTGTCTCAAACGAAAACGAAAGCTACTTCTCAATAACAACTTTCAATGAAGAGCATACCATATGGACGCTTTTAGAAACTGGGCAGCTGATAAATCGGAATGGAGACGATAATAATGTTGCGAGGGCTGATCTGTGTTATGGCTACAACACAGATGAAGGATGCCAACGATGGGAGGAGATACCCTTATGCAGGCATCCTGGTGATGCATTTGAGAGCAGGGAAGGGTACCCCAATCAAGACATGGCAAACAATCTAGAAAATTCGAGTTATGGGCTAAGTGATTGTCAGGATATGTGCTGGAGAAACTGCAGTTGTGCTGGATTCAAAAActataatgatgatgatggaacTGGTTGTGTATTCTATCACAAGAACTTCACCACAGGTACTAATTTTGCTAGTGGGGGCTCTACATTTTTCGTACTTGTAAACAAACCCCATCACAAAG GTAAAAAAATGTGGATATGGATAACTGTTGTATCAGTAGTAGCTGCTATGTTAGTAATCTCTGCAACTACTCTTGccataaagaaaagaaaacaag ggaaaaaaagaaaaggggtgGAGACTAAGAATATGGCAGATTTAGCAGCATCAAATAGATTCTATGATGTCAAAGGCTTTGGCGATGAATTAAATATCAGACAAAATCTAAAAGTGTTTCCATTTACATTAGTATTGTGGGCAACAGAAGATTTTAATCCTGAAAACAAATTAGGTGAAGGAGGATTTGGACCTGTTTATAAG GGAATCCTTCCTTCTGGGCAAGAAGTTGCCATAAAAAGACTTTCAAAATCATCAAGACAAGGAATTGTGGAATTCGAAAATGAACTGGTGCTTATATGTGAACTTCAGCACACGAATCTTGTACAACTACTTGGATATTGTATTCATGAAGAGGAAAGGATTTTAATTTATGAGTTCATGTCAAACAAAAGCTTGGACTATTATCTATTTG ATTGTGACAGAGGCAAGATTTTGGATTGGAAGAAGCACTTCAATATAATAGGAGGAATCTCTCAAGGATTACTCTATCTTCATAAGTACTCGAGACTTAAAATAATTCATAGAGACTTGAAAGCCAGTAATATACTTCTTGATGAGAATATGAATCCAAAAATTTCTGATTTTGGATTAGCAAGAATGTTTACACAGGAAGAGTCCATGACAAATACTA tggttACATGTCTCCCGAATATGCTATGGAAGGaattttttctacaaaatctGACGTCTATAGTTTTGGAGTGTTGCTACTTGAAATCGTTAGTAGAAGAAGAAATACTAGCTTTTATGATGTTGATCAACCTCTTAATCTAA